The following proteins come from a genomic window of Flavobacterium eburneipallidum:
- a CDS encoding PQQ-dependent sugar dehydrogenase: MALYKNRVVGFTIAIISIFNSSVQAQEYKDKVVLPEPYATKSSKVFSKVIGWKDNQKPVAPKGFTVSKFASGLANPRWLYVAKNGDVFVAESGTRIPKKKRTDEKDEFFASKAQNFGSANRITMFRDKDNDGVYESKYAYLANLNQPFGMLVLDNYFYVANTDEILRFPYQEKDSTNIGKPEKILDLPSGGYNNHWTRNIIANQEGTKIYITVGSESNVAERGIESEFKRANILEINPDGTGERIYASGLRNPNGLDWAPGTKTLWTAVNERDELGDELVPDYTTSVKEGGFYGWPYSYFGQNVDPRHKGARPDLVSKAIVPDIALEAHTASLGLTFYRDKSFPKKYRNGMFIGQHGSWNRSVLSGYKVVFVPFKNGKPSGKPEDFLTGFIANIEKQEVYGRPVAVAVLPDGSLLVTDDAAKTIWRVAAE; encoded by the coding sequence ATGGCATTATATAAAAATAGAGTAGTAGGTTTTACAATTGCAATAATTTCAATATTCAATAGTTCAGTACAAGCGCAAGAATACAAAGACAAAGTAGTTTTACCCGAGCCGTATGCAACAAAGTCTAGCAAAGTGTTTTCGAAAGTAATTGGCTGGAAGGACAATCAAAAACCAGTTGCGCCCAAAGGTTTTACAGTTAGTAAATTTGCCAGTGGTTTAGCCAATCCACGATGGTTGTATGTAGCGAAAAATGGCGATGTGTTTGTAGCCGAGTCTGGTACAAGAATTCCAAAAAAGAAACGTACTGACGAAAAGGACGAATTTTTTGCATCAAAAGCTCAAAATTTTGGCAGTGCGAATCGCATTACGATGTTCAGAGACAAAGATAATGATGGCGTTTATGAAAGTAAATATGCTTATTTGGCTAATTTGAATCAACCGTTTGGGATGTTGGTGCTGGATAATTATTTTTATGTAGCCAATACCGATGAAATTTTACGTTTCCCGTATCAAGAAAAGGATAGTACTAATATTGGTAAACCTGAAAAAATACTTGATTTGCCTTCTGGAGGATACAACAATCACTGGACAAGAAATATAATTGCCAATCAAGAAGGAACAAAAATATATATTACCGTAGGTTCCGAAAGCAATGTGGCAGAACGGGGAATAGAATCTGAATTCAAACGTGCCAACATTCTCGAAATCAATCCTGATGGAACTGGCGAGCGCATTTATGCCAGCGGACTCCGAAATCCCAACGGTTTAGATTGGGCACCAGGAACAAAAACCTTGTGGACAGCCGTAAACGAGCGTGATGAATTAGGCGATGAATTGGTGCCAGATTATACCACCAGTGTAAAAGAAGGTGGTTTTTACGGATGGCCTTATTCTTATTTTGGACAAAATGTAGATCCACGCCACAAAGGAGCCAGACCTGATTTGGTCAGTAAAGCCATTGTGCCTGATATTGCTCTAGAAGCGCACACTGCCTCTTTGGGTTTGACATTTTATCGTGATAAATCTTTTCCTAAAAAGTACAGAAACGGAATGTTCATAGGGCAACACGGCTCTTGGAACAGATCAGTATTATCAGGTTATAAAGTGGTTTTTGTTCCCTTCAAAAACGGAAAACCATCGGGCAAACCAGAAGATTTTTTAACGGGTTTTATCGCCAATATCGAAAAACAAGAAGTATATGGTCGCCCTGTTGCAGTTGCCGTTTTGCCGGATGGCTCATTACTAGTTACTGATGATGCTGCCAAAACAATTTGGAGGGTTGCGGCGGAGTAA
- a CDS encoding acyltransferase family protein: MKENDKRIQIFDIAKGISIVLMTIGRYDFTAIYPYLMEFQNIVMVLKMPTFIFISGYLLSNRLSFKHFLHHKIDGLIKPLISFILSLTVLKIIFYVLVSDVVTFKDAFGYIINLGRYVYNGSFDAINVSFWFIMALFLGQITLKGFLEIKEFNKPKNYIFLTVFFLVLIVLNTIQIKLHWTQYIPIFFTYLLLGYSFKEISTRYLNGTSFFYSNKMLVFPILFFVSQFMLHRFNVKIDFNLAGLHYNYHYLLILSLLGVFTVLYLCRYIEKIPFLNSFFVYCSRASFFILAYHIFIKDVYVVLFDLKSYNPLLHTFLFFSNIIICCLIYRFLKKVPFVRIGFYPIKTIALNDAEIEFLKSKYINRFIPEEIFLDHATR, from the coding sequence ATGAAAGAAAATGACAAAAGAATTCAAATTTTTGATATCGCCAAAGGTATTAGTATTGTTTTAATGACCATTGGGCGATACGATTTTACTGCTATTTACCCTTACTTAATGGAGTTTCAAAACATAGTAATGGTTTTAAAAATGCCCACATTTATTTTTATATCGGGCTATTTATTAAGCAATCGATTAAGTTTCAAGCACTTTTTGCATCATAAAATAGACGGACTAATAAAACCTTTGATTAGCTTTATCCTTAGTCTAACTGTTTTAAAAATAATTTTTTATGTCCTTGTTTCCGATGTAGTAACTTTCAAAGATGCTTTTGGGTACATCATTAATTTAGGACGTTACGTCTATAATGGAAGTTTTGATGCCATAAATGTTTCCTTCTGGTTTATTATGGCACTGTTTTTAGGTCAAATCACACTAAAAGGATTTTTAGAAATCAAAGAATTCAACAAGCCTAAAAATTATATATTCTTGACCGTTTTTTTTCTGGTACTCATTGTTTTGAATACTATACAAATCAAACTTCATTGGACACAGTACATACCCATTTTTTTTACTTATTTATTGTTAGGGTATAGTTTTAAAGAAATTAGTACTCGTTACCTGAACGGAACATCTTTTTTTTATAGCAACAAAATGTTGGTATTCCCTATTCTATTTTTTGTATCCCAATTCATGTTGCACCGTTTCAATGTAAAAATCGATTTTAATTTAGCGGGACTGCATTACAATTATCATTATCTTTTAATACTATCGCTTTTGGGTGTTTTTACGGTACTTTATCTGTGTCGATACATCGAGAAAATTCCGTTTTTGAATTCTTTTTTTGTCTATTGTTCTAGAGCTAGTTTTTTCATTTTAGCCTATCATATCTTTATCAAAGATGTTTATGTTGTGCTGTTTGACCTGAAAAGCTACAATCCTTTATTACACACATTCCTGTTTTTTTCAAATATTATAATCTGTTGCCTTATTTACAGGTTTCTAAAAAAAGTACCATTTGTTCGCATTGGATTCTATCCTATAAAAACAATTGCATTAAACGATGCGGAAATCGAATTCTTAAAATCCAAGTACATTAATAGATTTATTCCAGAAGAAATATTTCTTGACCATGCTACTCGATAA
- a CDS encoding 4'-phosphopantetheinyl transferase family protein, translated as MPISNIHITHSKIKKNELTPNKAFHLKDNEIAIYTIYVPNFIELKSDLEQFLNSTEFEKANRFYQEIDKNRFIISRAILKIILANYTKLDPKKITFEYRANKKPYLASDTGLFFNVSHSEDYVLIAVSHNEIGIDIEYSAKDFDFESILFDVFSNDEILAIQNTMDKKEAFYTLWTRKEALAKALGKGIDDDFKFIPCSSGHHTLDSGLLKTTKNWQVHSFDIAHHYLATVAFESLPTITPNLVTYTIPNIMETLIEMTES; from the coding sequence ATGCCAATATCTAATATTCATATTACGCATTCAAAAATAAAAAAGAATGAATTAACACCCAATAAAGCATTTCATTTAAAGGATAATGAGATTGCAATTTACACTATTTATGTTCCTAATTTTATTGAATTAAAATCAGATTTAGAGCAATTTCTGAATTCAACAGAGTTCGAAAAAGCGAATCGCTTTTATCAAGAAATAGACAAAAACCGATTCATCATTTCTAGAGCAATTCTAAAAATTATTTTAGCAAATTACACTAAATTAGATCCGAAAAAAATTACATTTGAATATCGTGCCAATAAAAAACCTTATTTGGCTTCTGATACTGGATTGTTTTTTAATGTTTCGCATTCAGAAGATTATGTACTTATTGCTGTTTCGCATAATGAAATAGGAATAGACATTGAATATAGCGCAAAAGATTTTGACTTTGAAAGCATTCTTTTTGATGTTTTTAGTAATGATGAAATTTTGGCCATTCAAAATACAATGGATAAAAAAGAAGCCTTTTACACCTTATGGACTCGCAAAGAAGCCTTGGCAAAAGCACTAGGAAAAGGCATTGATGATGATTTTAAATTTATTCCGTGTTCAAGTGGACACCACACTCTAGATTCAGGCTTGCTAAAAACTACAAAAAACTGGCAAGTACATAGTTTTGATATTGCACACCATTATTTAGCTACAGTAGCTTTTGAAAGTTTACCTACAATTACCCCAAATTTAGTAACCTATACTATCCCTAACATTATGGAAACTTTAATAGAAATGACTGAATCCTAA